A single window of Triplophysa dalaica isolate WHDGS20190420 chromosome 14, ASM1584641v1, whole genome shotgun sequence DNA harbors:
- the larp6a gene encoding la-related protein 6a — MSAVVNAFLRCVAFLLPPSWLQFCWWVGEASWPNPRARFKHTKPLTYEEVVAQDDPELEPVPSDSPASDRSPWRRFWTLWWSAAERVLTAPFALRKRLGSLFPPCGVALDSPPSAETTGAAEEDAFMAAIMSVAAELQATSVDTHLREMSAPVTITVAIQAAEDEEPDEEPSANTIELHTGSGSDDEIERHDKSSGAGTSGGEEGSWQPPDPELIQKLVAQIEYYLSDENLEHDAFLLKHVRRNKLGFVSVKLLTSFKKVKHLTRDWRTTAYALQHSNLLELNEEGRKVRRKGTVPVFPSESLPSRMLLLSELKCWPELGLALGGDGSNGAIGTGPTQQERLMELLLKAFGNYGTIASVRVLKPGKDLPADLKKLSGRYAQLGAEECAIVEFEEVEAAMKAHEVVGGEGGGRGPLGLNVVLIGTKPPKKKVPKDRPREDAAGGMRKSRSLNSRVRELQYHGDDSAASSSETESNPTSPRLARKSRSCNKLSPTSAGPNHLSPVVSPRSSPWSSPRASPSTQRKTHHSGKSLLVSEGRLSPEPGRRWADYSSDSSLTPSGSPWVQRRKQVASQESSPVGSPMLGRKIQNADGLPPGVVRLPRGPDGTRGFHCAPSGGDGGKTASTQT; from the exons ATGTCCGCTGTTGTGAACGCGTTCTTGCGATGCGTCGCGTTCTTGCTGCCGCCCTCTTGGCTTCAGTTTTGCTGGTGGGTTGGGGAGGCGTCATGGCCCAATCCCAGAGCGCGCTTCAAACACACAAAGCCTCTTACATATGAGGAAGTAGTAGCTCAAGACGACCCCGAGCTCGAGCCCGTCCCCTCTGACAGCCCCGCGTCCGATCGTTCTCCGTGGCGCAGATTCTGGACGCTGTGGTGGTCCGCCGCGGAGCGCGTCCTCACGGCTCCCTTCGCTCTTCGCAAACGCTTGGGAAGTTTGTTTCCGCCTTGCGGCGTCGCTCTCGACTCTCCGCCGAGCGCAGAGACTACCGGAGCCGCGGAAGAGGACGCGTTCATGGCCGCGATCATGAGCGTCGCCGCCGAGCTGCAAGCGACGTCCGTGGACACGCACCTGCGGGAGATGAGCGCGCCGGTGACGATCACCGTGGCGATCCAAGCCGCGGAGGACGAAGAACCGGACGAGGAACCTTCGGCCAACACCATCGAGCTGCACACGGGCAGCGGCAGCGACGACGAGATCGAACGACACGATAAATCCAG TGGTGCCGGTACCAGTGGCGGAGAAGAGGGGAGCTGGCAACCTCCTGATCCAGAGTTGATCCAGAAACTGGTAGCGCAGATTGAATATTACCTGTCTGATGAGAACCTGGAGCACGATGCCTTCCTGCTCAAACATGTCCGCCGCAACAAGCTTGGCTTCGTCAGCGTAAAGCTGCTCACCTCTTTTAAAAAG gtaAAGCACTTGACGCGGGACTGGAGAACCACAGCATACGCCCTGCAGCACTCAAACCTGTTGGAACTGAACGAAGAGGGCCGTAAGGTGCGTCGCAAAGGAACTGTTCCGGTTTTCCCAAGCGAGTCTTTGCCGAGTCGCATGCTGTTACTTAGCGAGCTGAAGTGTTGGCCAGAGCTGGGCTTGGCACTCGGAGGGGACGGCAGCAACGGAGCGATCGGAACAGGTCCGACGCAACAGGAGCGGCTGATGGAGCTTCTTCTGAAGGCCTTTGGAAACTACGGCACGATCGCCTCTGTGCGGGTCCTCAAACCTGGCAAAGACCTGCCGGCCGATCTGAAGAAACTCAGTGGACGCTACGCTCAGCTAGGGGCGGAGGAGTGTGCCATTGTGGAGTTCGAAGAGGTGGAGGCTGCCATGAAAGCCCACGAGGTGGTCGGGGGAGAAGGGGGAGGCAGGGGGCCGTTGGGCCTTAATGTGGTCCTGATCGGTACCAAGCCTCCTAAGAAAAAGGTACCGAAAGACCGGCCGCGAGAAGATGCCGCAGGCGGCATGCGGAAGAGCCGGTCTCTGAACAGCCGTGTACGGGAGCTGCAGTATCATGGTGACGACTCTGCAGCGAGTTCTTCAGAAACTGAAAGCAATCCCACATCTCCGCGCTTGGCGCGCAAGTCTCGCTCCTGCAACAAGCTCAGCCCCACCAGCGCAGGACCCAACCACCTCAGCCCGGTCGTCTCCCCGCGCTCCAGCCCCTGGAGCAGCCCACGGGCCAGCCCCAGCACCCAGCGCAAGACTCACCACTCTGGCAAGTCGCTTCTGGTCAGCGAGGGCAGGTTGAGTCCTGAACCGGGACGCCGTTGGGCAGACTATTCTTCAGACAGCAGCCTGACGCCCTCGGGCAGCCCCTGGGTTCAGCGCAGGAAGCAGGTAGCCAGTCAGGAGAGCAGTCCCGTCGGGAGTCCCATGCTAGGCCGAAAGATCCAGAACGCAGACGGTCTTCCACCGGGTGTGGTGCGGCTCCCCAGGGGTCCCGATGGCACACGTGGGTTTCACTGTGCTCCCTCTGGTGGAGATGGAGGCAAGACTGCATCGACCCAAACCTGA